In Topomyia yanbarensis strain Yona2022 chromosome 2, ASM3024719v1, whole genome shotgun sequence, one DNA window encodes the following:
- the LOC131681596 gene encoding 27 kDa hemolymph protein-like, translating to MKSRVQIVLSLLAALVAASIAGRIPPTEKDNSSSEESGETNEALNEIRAACQKNTGSNETFDQILSDIGLVPLCAVEKLDVDGFTTDLDSLSNATRKQFFAKYCPQLEDSISCLNPALNKFRSCLEQEDTEIIDILFNLLPEAVRFICRNDGEIFFMNDRNFYQCFDKAGDYASECIDKISNSTEAMDLSHYGAKQCGELADVRECFQSKLDECQAPRLIDVFDLFYRPLMKSSPCKRFIVFDEMPVIESNDI from the exons ATGAAAAGTAGAGTACAGATTGTGCTATCCCTGTTGGCTGCCCTAGTGGCAG CATCCATCGCCGGGCGCATCCCACCCACCGAGAAGGACAACTCGTCGTCGGAGGAATCCGGAGAGACCAATGAAGCCCTAAACGAAATTCGTGCAGCCTGTCAGAAGAATACGGGTTCCAATGAAACCTTCGACCAGATCCTATCCGACATCGGTTTAGTGCCCCTTTGTGCCGTTGAAAAGCTTGATGTGGACGGATTTACCACTGATTTGGATTCGTTGTCCAATGCGACCCGAAAGCAATTTTTCGCTAA ATACTGTCCCCAGCTTGAGGATTCGATTAGTTGCTTAAACCCAGCACTCAACAAATTCCGATCGTGTCTGGAACAGGAAGACACCGAAATTATAGATATTCTTTTCAACCTGCTTCCAGAGGCAGTCCGTTTCATTTGTCGGAATGAcggcgaaatatttttca TGAATGACAGAAACTTTTACCAGTGTTTTGACAAAGCCGGGGATTACGCATCAGAATGCatcgataaaatttcaaattctacGGAAGCGATGGATCTGTCTCACTACGGTGCCAAACAGTGTGGAGAACTGGCCGATGTACGTGAATGTTTTCAGTCGAAGCTGGACGAGTGTCAAGCACCTCGGTTGATCGACGTGTTTGATTTGTTCTACCGGCCACTGATGAAATCCAGTCCTTGTAAACGT TTCATCGTTTTCGACGAGATGCCTGTCATTGAAAGCAACGACATTTGA